In Candidatus Paceibacterota bacterium, one genomic interval encodes:
- a CDS encoding ATP-binding cassette domain-containing protein, with translation MAILETKNLTKKFGGIHALDSLSIVFEAGKITGVIGPNGSGKSTLVNVLTGMLPMSGGEVIVADASRLKKILPHDMPSFGITRTFQEVRLFEQMTVLDNILVVVTKRNVIGALFEKHKEYHLKIAERVLERVGLVSKKHELAVNLSYGQRKLLEIARVLAMTESESTAAEIFFFDEPFAGLFPEMVKLVVSVMQDLRQKGKTLVLIEHNMELIRELSDKVIVMDSGALLAEGLPEHVLARRDVIEAYLGE, from the coding sequence ATGGCTATCTTGGAGACTAAAAACCTAACCAAAAAATTCGGAGGCATCCACGCGCTGGATAGCCTTTCGATTGTATTTGAAGCAGGTAAGATCACTGGGGTGATTGGTCCGAACGGCTCGGGCAAGTCCACTCTGGTCAATGTTTTGACCGGTATGCTGCCAATGTCTGGTGGAGAAGTGATAGTGGCTGATGCCAGTCGTTTGAAGAAAATCCTGCCTCACGACATGCCCTCTTTTGGCATCACCCGAACTTTTCAGGAGGTCCGTCTTTTCGAGCAGATGACGGTGCTGGATAATATTTTAGTGGTTGTCACCAAGAGAAATGTGATCGGGGCTTTATTTGAAAAACACAAAGAATATCATTTGAAAATTGCCGAGCGAGTCTTGGAACGCGTAGGGCTGGTGTCGAAAAAACATGAGCTGGCAGTCAACCTTTCATATGGACAAAGAAAACTTCTAGAAATAGCGCGAGTGCTGGCCATGACAGAATCCGAATCCACTGCGGCCGAAATCTTTTTCTTTGACGAGCCTTTTGCCGGACTTTTTCCGGAAATGGTCAAGCTGGTAGTGTCTGTCATGCAGGATTTGAGACAAAAAGGCAAGACATTGGTTTTGATCGAACACAATATGGAACTGATCCGTGAGCTTTCGGATAAAGTGATCGTGATGGATAGCGGTGCACTTTTAGCTGAGGGTTTGCCCGAGCATGTGCTAGCCAGAAGGGATGTGATCGAAGCGTATTTGGGGGAGTAG